The window TGGAGTTTCGTACCCAGTTAGGGGCCAATATTGTAACCAGGAATACCAACGAGTACAACGCCAAACAACTGTACGGCATATCCGACGGGCAAAACGGTACCGCCAATATTACCGATGACCGCGAAACCTTCTGGTCGTTAGAGAATTATTTAACCTACAACAAGCGCTTTGCCGAATCGCATGCCATTAATGCCTTATTGGGTATTTCGTGGCAGGCAACCAGTTTTTTCAGCAATACCAGTCATGCCGAAAATTTCGTAACCGACTTTTATGGCGATAATAACCTGGGCTCGGGCAGTAAATCTATTTCAGTTGGTTCGAGCAGAAACCGTTCGGCCTTTAATTCTTATTTTGGAAGGATTAATTATGCCTTTAAAGATAAATACCTGTTAACCGTTACAGGCAGGGTAGATGGTTCATCTAAATTTGGAGAGAACCACAAATTCGCCTTTTTCCCTTCTGCAGCGCTGGCCTGGAAAATTTCGGATGAAGAATTTTTGAAAGGCAACAAAACCATCTCTAATTTAAAATTTAGAACCAGTTATGGTTTAAGTGGTAACTCTGAGCTACCTGCATACCAATCGTTAGCTACTTTGGTTAATAACTTTGGCATTATTAACGATACCAGGGTAACCGGTATCGGGATTGGCCGCCTGGCAAACCCCGATTTGGTTTGGGAAAAAACAGCACAGTACGATGCAGGTTTAGAACTGGGCTTATTTAACAACCGCATTAATTTAGAAGCCGATATATATTACCGTAAAACAACCGATATGCTACTCGATGCCCCGGTTCCGCGTACTACAGGTTATTCTGTAATTAGGAAAAACGTAGGCTCGATGCAGAACAAAGGTTTAGATTTAGGTATTAACACGGTAAATATCCAGACCGATAACTTTACCTGGAAAACAAGTTTCAACATCTCATTAAACCGTAATAAAGTACTTTCACTGGCTACGCCCGATGATATTTTTGGCGTAGGTAATCCTAACTTTACCAACCAAACTGGTATTATCAGGGTTGGCGAGCCCGTTGGTTCGTTCTGGGGGCTGGTACGTTTAGGTACCTGGAGCGAAGCCGAAAGGGCCGAAGCGGCTAAATATGTGAGCTACCGTGGTGGTAAAACGTTGCTTCCGGGCGATATTAAATACCTGGATGTAAACGGCGACCATGCCATTACCGATGCCGACCGTCAGATTATCGGAAATGGAGCACCTAAAGGTTGGGGTTCATTTTCGAACTCATTCCGTTATAAAAACTTAGACCTGATTGTTGAGCTGCAATACTCGTATGGTAACGATGTGTTGAATATGACGCATCACTCGGGCGAAGACAGGCAGGTACAGGCCAATAGTTTTGCCAGTGTATTAAACGCCTGGACTCCTCAAAATCAGAATACCCCTATCGCGGCCATTAGAGATCAGGCTGCAGGTTATGTAACCAATGTAGATACGCATTGGGTAGAAGATGGTTCATTTATTCGTGGTAAAAACCTGTTGCTGGGCTACACCTTCAACAAATCGCTGGTAGAAAAACTGCGTTTAAGCAAATTGCGTGTGTACACTTCCGTTCAGAATTTCTTCATCGCTACCAAATACACTGGCAACGATCCGGAAGTAACCACTTATGGTAATGCTTTTGCACAGGGGCAAACATTTTTCGATTATCCAAAGCCAACCACCTTTACCGTGGGCTTAAACATTGGATTATAAACATTAATTAAAGAAAGGATATCAAAATGAAATTAAATATAAAAAACATCGCTGCCCTTTTGTTGCTGAGCGGAGCGTTGGTGGGTACTGTTGGGTGTAAGAAATTTTTAGATGAAACCGATCCGACCAATCTTTCGCCAAGTAGCTTTTATACGCTGCCCGAGCAT is drawn from Pedobacter sp. HDW13 and contains these coding sequences:
- a CDS encoding TonB-dependent receptor, translating into MKINLLKISGLSVLFLLNSPAFSKNPGIEKPRELSGGKMPYLQVQNRKVITGTVLDEKSLPIPGAGVKNITSGKASVTNESGKFSIEANAGDVLRFSYVGYENKDVTVGADNNITVKLGAAADNKLDEVVVIGYGTVKKTDLTGSVGVVKATELQERPASSLNQALAGRISGVQVNTNSGRPGGQTSIKIRGFSSINTSNNPLYVVDGVALPVGSQTQNSNAIDYINPSDIASVEVLKDASSTAIYGARGANGVILITTKKGTANAQRVTYDAEFGINTLSAHHVEMLDAFEYVKVQDLAYENIKVYDPVGWAAGNYASTPVPKAARIALPQFFDSNGNPLYNTDWLKESTQNKLSQNHQLGFTGGNENSTYGVFAGYRDDQGLLLNSYLKRYSGRFNFDSKIKPWLKVGGNLSYNNQDENIVDQGTGGLNSVRMITEAFPFLPIKLADGKWGDNKLIPWAEGGSNPVHILTDRKYGLITQTALGSIYSSISFSKDLEFRTQLGANIVTRNTNEYNAKQLYGISDGQNGTANITDDRETFWSLENYLTYNKRFAESHAINALLGISWQATSFFSNTSHAENFVTDFYGDNNLGSGSKSISVGSSRNRSAFNSYFGRINYAFKDKYLLTVTGRVDGSSKFGENHKFAFFPSAALAWKISDEEFLKGNKTISNLKFRTSYGLSGNSELPAYQSLATLVNNFGIINDTRVTGIGIGRLANPDLVWEKTAQYDAGLELGLFNNRINLEADIYYRKTTDMLLDAPVPRTTGYSVIRKNVGSMQNKGLDLGINTVNIQTDNFTWKTSFNISLNRNKVLSLATPDDIFGVGNPNFTNQTGIIRVGEPVGSFWGLVRLGTWSEAERAEAAKYVSYRGGKTLLPGDIKYLDVNGDHAITDADRQIIGNGAPKGWGSFSNSFRYKNLDLIVELQYSYGNDVLNMTHHSGEDRQVQANSFASVLNAWTPQNQNTPIAAIRDQAAGYVTNVDTHWVEDGSFIRGKNLLLGYTFNKSLVEKLRLSKLRVYTSVQNFFIATKYTGNDPEVTTYGNAFAQGQTFFDYPKPTTFTVGLNIGL